The following coding sequences lie in one Williamwhitmania sp. genomic window:
- a CDS encoding (2Fe-2S)-binding protein, which yields MEQDELICNCNEIYRSEIVKAIKEKHLKTVDEVGEATTAGTVCGQCQDDIQLILDELNK from the coding sequence ATGGAACAGGATGAGCTCATTTGCAACTGTAATGAAATTTACAGAAGTGAAATTGTAAAAGCCATTAAGGAGAAACACTTAAAAACCGTTGATGAAGTTGGTGAGGCAACTACAGCAGGAACTGTTTGTGGGCAATGCCAAGACGATATTCAATTAATTCTCGACGAACTGAATAAGTAA
- a CDS encoding MFS transporter, whose product MENFTVKGSPSQGLLGTTLGFFFGFAAVSLYGPTAIKFKEAMELTPAMIGLLVAIPALSGSLLRIPFGAWVDTTGGKKPFLILMLLSVIGLGGVTMLLNFAYPNNMHGLYGLILFFGFLSGAGIATFSVGIAQTSYWFPKSKQGMALGTYAGLGNLAPGLFSVILPFYLQSFGFNSAYFAWFLFLVLGTITYIFLGKNSYYFQYLKAGKSKEESRNLSIALGQENFPAGNVKDSLINSAKVKNTWALVALYFTTFGGFIALTAWFPVYWNQLHGFTVLKAGLFTAIFSITASLIRVYGGKFADKMGGETVSLISLSIVLFASIILSFDQSVVVGFSTTLLLAIGMGINNAAVFKLVPEYVPKAIGGASGWIGGLGAFGGFAIPPIMGAIASTNGRAGYAMGFIVFAVLASISIAIVLVLKRQRRRIVF is encoded by the coding sequence ATGGAGAATTTTACGGTTAAGGGTTCACCCAGCCAAGGGCTTTTGGGAACTACGCTTGGTTTCTTTTTTGGATTTGCAGCAGTTTCACTTTATGGCCCAACTGCCATCAAGTTTAAGGAGGCAATGGAGTTAACTCCGGCCATGATAGGGCTATTGGTTGCCATACCTGCTCTTTCTGGCTCATTACTCCGTATACCATTTGGAGCATGGGTAGATACCACTGGCGGTAAAAAGCCATTCCTTATTCTCATGCTTCTATCGGTGATTGGATTGGGCGGTGTTACCATGCTGCTTAATTTTGCCTATCCAAATAATATGCATGGTTTGTATGGTCTCATACTGTTTTTTGGTTTTTTGAGTGGAGCTGGCATTGCAACCTTCTCTGTTGGGATTGCGCAAACTTCATACTGGTTTCCAAAAAGTAAACAGGGGATGGCCCTCGGAACTTATGCTGGTCTGGGAAATCTTGCTCCTGGGCTCTTTTCGGTAATTCTCCCTTTCTATCTTCAGAGTTTTGGTTTCAATTCAGCTTATTTCGCATGGTTCCTATTTTTAGTTCTTGGCACCATTACCTATATATTTCTTGGCAAGAATTCCTACTATTTCCAATATCTCAAGGCAGGAAAAAGCAAGGAGGAGAGTAGGAATTTATCCATCGCTCTAGGTCAGGAAAATTTCCCAGCAGGCAATGTTAAGGATAGCCTTATTAATTCGGCCAAGGTTAAGAATACTTGGGCACTGGTGGCTCTTTACTTTACCACTTTCGGTGGTTTTATTGCACTAACGGCATGGTTTCCGGTATACTGGAACCAGCTACATGGATTCACTGTGCTAAAGGCTGGGCTATTTACCGCAATATTTTCAATAACAGCTTCCCTAATTCGTGTGTATGGAGGAAAGTTTGCAGATAAGATGGGGGGAGAAACGGTTAGCCTCATTTCACTATCAATAGTTCTATTTGCATCAATTATCCTTTCCTTCGATCAATCAGTAGTGGTTGGTTTTTCTACCACCTTGCTTCTAGCCATAGGAATGGGAATAAATAATGCAGCAGTCTTTAAGTTAGTTCCCGAATATGTGCCCAAGGCAATTGGAGGGGCGTCAGGGTGGATAGGTGGTCTTGGAGCATTTGGTGGCTTTGCTATTCCTCCAATAATGGGTGCCATTGCAAGCACAAATGGAAGAGCAG
- the hcp gene encoding hydroxylamine reductase, which produces MSMFCNQCQETAKNTGCTINGVCGKKEATANLQDLLVYACQGIAAVAIEARKKRINTNAESKYIVNCLFMTITNANFDDRSIIDAIKACNGLRDALKIKVSYKGTEDMVGWSATSDAEFHEKSTHVSTLNFDTNEDIRSLKQYVLFGLKGIAAYAEHAFNLGFEEQDIYDFIEEVLLKITKPSDLSSMLNLVLQTGEHGVQVMALLDKANTSAFGNPEISSVNIGVGKNPGILISGHDLKDIEQLLIQTEGKDIDIYTHSEMLPSHAYPKLKKYKHLVGNYGNAWHRQLEEFETFNGPILFTTNCLVPPRKTTTYNDRVFTTGATGMPEWKVLDKKLPNGHKDYSEIIELAKKCKPPQEIEKGEITIGFAHNQVLSLADKILEAVNSGAIKKIVVMSGCDARQKAREYYTEFAKQLPKDTVILTSGCAKYRYNKLNLGNINGIPRVLDAGQCNDSYSWAFVALKLKEVLGLDDINKLPIIFNIAWYEQKAIIVHLALLYLGIKNTHIGPTLPGFLTPNVLKIVQEKFGVKVSTTVEEDMKIFELN; this is translated from the coding sequence TTGTAATCAATGTCAGGAAACAGCAAAAAACACTGGCTGTACTATTAACGGTGTTTGTGGTAAAAAGGAGGCCACAGCCAACCTTCAAGATTTGCTGGTGTATGCGTGCCAAGGAATAGCCGCAGTTGCTATTGAGGCTCGCAAAAAGAGGATTAATACCAATGCTGAGAGTAAGTACATTGTTAACTGTCTCTTTATGACCATTACCAATGCGAATTTTGATGATCGATCAATTATAGATGCAATTAAGGCTTGCAATGGTTTACGCGATGCTCTAAAAATCAAAGTGAGCTATAAAGGAACGGAAGATATGGTCGGTTGGAGTGCAACTTCTGATGCCGAGTTTCATGAAAAGTCCACACACGTTAGCACCCTCAATTTTGATACAAACGAGGATATTCGTTCACTCAAACAGTATGTGTTGTTTGGCTTAAAAGGAATTGCCGCTTATGCCGAACATGCGTTTAACTTGGGGTTTGAGGAGCAAGATATTTATGACTTCATTGAGGAGGTTCTTTTAAAGATTACAAAACCATCAGACTTAAGTAGCATGCTAAACCTAGTTTTGCAAACAGGAGAGCATGGCGTCCAAGTTATGGCATTGCTCGATAAAGCTAACACCTCCGCATTTGGAAATCCTGAAATTTCGTCAGTCAATATCGGGGTTGGTAAGAACCCAGGCATACTAATTAGTGGTCATGATTTAAAGGATATAGAGCAGCTGCTTATTCAAACCGAAGGGAAGGACATCGACATTTATACCCACTCAGAAATGTTGCCGTCGCATGCTTATCCAAAGTTGAAAAAGTATAAGCACCTCGTGGGTAACTATGGCAATGCTTGGCATCGTCAACTGGAAGAGTTTGAAACCTTTAACGGTCCAATCCTTTTTACCACAAACTGTTTAGTCCCTCCACGCAAAACTACTACCTACAACGATAGAGTGTTCACGACCGGTGCAACGGGTATGCCGGAGTGGAAAGTTTTGGATAAGAAATTGCCAAATGGGCACAAAGATTATTCTGAAATTATTGAGTTGGCAAAGAAATGTAAGCCACCACAAGAAATTGAAAAGGGGGAAATAACCATTGGTTTTGCTCACAATCAGGTTTTGTCACTGGCCGATAAGATTCTTGAAGCGGTAAATTCCGGTGCGATTAAAAAGATAGTGGTAATGTCGGGATGTGATGCTAGACAAAAAGCGAGGGAATACTATACTGAGTTTGCAAAGCAGCTACCCAAAGACACCGTTATACTTACCTCCGGTTGCGCAAAATATCGTTACAATAAATTGAATCTCGGAAACATTAACGGAATACCAAGAGTGCTTGATGCAGGACAGTGTAACGATTCTTACTCATGGGCATTTGTGGCTTTAAAGTTGAAGGAAGTCCTTGGCTTGGATGACATTAATAAGTTGCCAATCATATTCAATATTGCTTGGTATGAGCAGAAAGCAATAATTGTTCACCTAGCTCTGCTCTATCTTGGCATTAAGAATACCCATATTGGCCCAACACTCCCCGGATTTTTAACACCGAATGTATTAAAGATAGTTCAGGAAAAGTTCGGTGTTAAAGTAAGCACTACCGTTGAGGAAGACATGAAAATATTTGAACTTAATTAG